A single window of Agromyces sp. Leaf222 DNA harbors:
- a CDS encoding DUF2868 domain-containing protein: MDESAALETTAARAVETADRDRVLWSDADREWASRAAAAIVGERASAEEFLGRRAQLVLERVGTRQPAVTRTVRGIRWRPWVGVVTVIAAFVLGLLIDRIGGGSSINLLAPPVFALVAWNLVVYVWLLVRPLVLRRGAAGPVRSVLIRAASVRVSGDSSRADAATAARRTVLAALPRDWARVAAPFYGARAARVLHLAAAATALGLIAGLYLRGLAFEYRASWESTFLGAEQVHALLAVTLAPGSWLTGIPVPDVAAIEAIRAPASENAAIWMHLMAGTVAVVVIIPRLVLALVAGLVERRRAKNVVLPLDEPYYRRLIAGWVGEPARVRVIPYSYTLEPEARAGLEAIVARAYGNAAATIDEPVAWGDDWVSPDAAGQPQTVLPLFSLTATPEDDAHGAFLAASGTTVALVDESAFLARWGDDAQRRDDRRTAWRELLEAHGSVPVFVDLADPDLAAAEAQLAAAASAHEGNGRPDGRSR; the protein is encoded by the coding sequence ATGGACGAGTCGGCCGCCCTCGAGACGACCGCGGCGCGCGCCGTCGAGACGGCTGACCGCGATCGCGTGCTGTGGTCCGATGCTGACCGGGAGTGGGCGAGCCGCGCGGCGGCGGCCATCGTGGGGGAGCGGGCGAGCGCCGAGGAGTTCCTCGGGCGGCGCGCGCAGCTCGTGCTCGAACGGGTCGGCACACGCCAGCCCGCCGTGACGCGCACGGTGCGCGGCATCCGGTGGCGTCCGTGGGTGGGCGTCGTGACGGTGATCGCCGCGTTCGTGCTGGGCCTGCTCATCGATCGCATCGGCGGCGGGTCGAGCATCAACCTGCTCGCGCCGCCCGTGTTCGCGCTCGTCGCGTGGAACCTCGTCGTGTACGTCTGGCTGCTCGTGCGTCCGCTGGTGCTCCGGCGTGGGGCGGCCGGGCCGGTGCGGTCGGTGCTGATCCGGGCGGCGTCGGTGCGGGTATCCGGCGACAGCAGCCGAGCGGATGCCGCGACCGCCGCCAGGCGCACCGTGCTCGCCGCGCTGCCCCGCGACTGGGCGCGCGTCGCCGCACCGTTCTACGGAGCGCGCGCCGCACGCGTGCTGCACCTCGCGGCGGCGGCCACCGCGCTCGGCCTGATCGCCGGCCTCTACCTGCGCGGGCTCGCGTTCGAGTACCGCGCGTCGTGGGAGAGCACGTTCCTCGGGGCCGAGCAGGTGCACGCGCTGCTCGCCGTGACGCTCGCGCCGGGATCGTGGCTCACCGGCATCCCGGTGCCCGACGTCGCGGCGATCGAGGCGATCCGTGCGCCCGCGAGCGAGAACGCTGCGATCTGGATGCACCTCATGGCCGGCACCGTCGCGGTCGTCGTCATCATTCCGCGGCTGGTGCTCGCCCTCGTCGCGGGGCTGGTCGAACGGCGCCGCGCCAAGAACGTCGTGCTGCCGCTCGACGAGCCGTACTACCGCCGCCTCATCGCCGGGTGGGTGGGCGAGCCGGCGCGTGTGCGCGTCATCCCGTACAGTTACACCCTCGAGCCCGAGGCGCGCGCCGGGCTCGAGGCCATCGTCGCGCGGGCGTACGGCAATGCCGCCGCGACCATCGACGAGCCCGTCGCGTGGGGCGACGACTGGGTGAGCCCGGATGCCGCGGGCCAGCCGCAGACCGTGCTGCCGCTCTTCAGCCTCACCGCCACGCCCGAGGACGATGCGCACGGCGCGTTCCTCGCGGCATCCGGAACCACTGTCGCGCTCGTCGACGAGTCCGCGTTCCTCGCGCGCTGGGGCGACGACGCGCAGCGCCGCGACGACCGCCGCACGGCGTGGCGCGAGTTGCTCGAGGCGCACGGAAGCGTTCCGGTGTTCGTCGACCTCGCCGATCCCGACCTGGCGGCGGCGGAGGCGCAACTCGCGGCTGCGGCATCCGCTCACGAAGGCAACGGCCGGCCCGACGGGAGGTCGCGATGA
- a CDS encoding DUF3482 domain-containing protein, giving the protein MSDRPADIQGLDAGAVSLSLISHTNAGKTTLARTLLGRDVGEVRDAPHVTAEATPFPLVQTSDGDLLTLWDTPGFGDSVRLARRLRQDRNPIGWFLTQVWDRYQDRALWLSQLAVRNVAEQADVVLYLVNAAEAPADAGYLAPELEVLEWIGKPVLVLLNQTGPPRERAVEEADAARWRAALGPTTNVRDVLAFDAFARCWVQEFTLFQAIEPLVPDASGRAFARLSAAWRELRMSEFDASMGALAGPIARAAADRVTLPAEPLTNRVTGSFGLPSSARTKARAAATDEMAARLQADLRRGMEQLIAIHRLEGRAADEVLERVADGVHLDAPLDGTRTAALGGVVSGALTGLGADLLAGGLTFGAGMVAGAIIGALGGAGVAQGVNVVRGRTESSLRWEEAFLDGLVTSALLRYLAVAHYGRGRGAWREGEYPEHWRPMVVDAVVAEQGRLAAIWARRGDGEERVPRVERELEELLREMALRLLDELYPGTLDADAA; this is encoded by the coding sequence ATGAGCGACCGACCCGCCGACATCCAGGGCCTCGACGCCGGCGCGGTGTCGCTCTCGCTCATCTCGCACACCAACGCGGGCAAGACGACGCTTGCGCGCACGCTGCTCGGGCGCGACGTCGGCGAGGTGCGCGACGCCCCGCACGTCACCGCTGAGGCGACGCCGTTCCCGCTCGTGCAGACCTCCGACGGCGACCTGCTGACGCTGTGGGACACCCCGGGCTTCGGCGACAGCGTGCGCCTCGCGCGCCGGCTGCGGCAGGACCGCAACCCGATCGGCTGGTTCCTGACGCAGGTGTGGGACCGCTACCAGGACCGCGCCCTGTGGCTCAGCCAGCTCGCCGTGCGCAACGTCGCCGAGCAGGCCGACGTCGTGCTCTACCTCGTGAACGCCGCCGAGGCGCCCGCCGACGCCGGTTACCTCGCCCCCGAGCTCGAGGTGCTCGAGTGGATCGGCAAGCCCGTGCTCGTGCTGCTCAACCAGACCGGTCCGCCGCGCGAGCGGGCCGTCGAAGAAGCGGATGCCGCGCGCTGGCGTGCCGCGCTCGGCCCCACCACCAACGTGCGCGACGTGCTCGCCTTCGACGCGTTCGCACGCTGCTGGGTGCAGGAGTTCACGTTGTTCCAGGCGATCGAACCGCTGGTTCCGGATGCCTCGGGGCGGGCCTTCGCACGCCTGTCGGCCGCCTGGCGGGAGCTGCGCATGAGCGAGTTCGACGCGTCGATGGGCGCGCTCGCCGGGCCGATCGCGCGGGCCGCCGCCGACCGCGTCACGCTGCCGGCCGAACCGCTCACGAACCGGGTCACCGGCTCGTTCGGCCTGCCCAGTTCGGCGCGCACCAAGGCGCGAGCGGCTGCCACCGACGAGATGGCCGCCCGGCTGCAGGCCGACCTGCGGCGGGGCATGGAGCAGCTCATCGCGATCCACCGGCTCGAGGGGCGGGCCGCCGACGAGGTGCTCGAGCGCGTGGCCGACGGCGTGCACCTCGACGCACCGCTCGACGGCACGCGCACCGCCGCGCTGGGGGGCGTCGTCTCGGGGGCGCTCACGGGGCTCGGCGCCGACCTCCTGGCCGGAGGGCTCACATTCGGCGCGGGCATGGTCGCCGGCGCGATCATCGGCGCGCTCGGCGGCGCGGGCGTCGCGCAGGGCGTCAACGTCGTGCGCGGCCGCACCGAGTCGAGCCTTCGCTGGGAGGAGGCGTTCCTCGACGGGCTCGTGACCTCGGCGCTGCTGCGCTACCTCGCGGTCGCGCACTACGGACGCGGGCGCGGCGCCTGGCGAGAGGGCGAGTATCCGGAGCACTGGCGGCCGATGGTGGTCGACGCGGTCGTGGCCGAGCAGGGTCGGCTCGCCGCGATCTGGGCGCGGCGCGGCGACGGTGAGGAGCGGGTGCCGCGCGTGGAGCGCGAGCTCGAGGAGCTTCTGCGCGAGATGGCGCTGCGGCTGCTCGACGAGCTCTACCCGGGGACGCTCGACGCCGACGCCGCCTGA